Sequence from the Deltaproteobacteria bacterium genome:
GGGCGCATGGGCGAGCCGGAAGAAGTCGCCGAGATGGCGGTGTGGTTGTTATCCGCGCGCTCCAGTTTTGTTACGGGCGAGTGCCTCGCGGTCGACGGCTGCTCGCAGGTGAAGGCGACGACGTTCCCGGTGGACTGAGCTCGAGGAGCCGCACATGGACGAGCTCGACTTCGCGATCAACGGCTTGTGGCTCGGCGGTCTCCAACTCCTCGCGTGGGTGGGATTGACTGCGCTGTGCGTCGTGCTGCTGGTGGATCTCATCCAGGACCGCACTCGCAATTGCCGCGTCGTGTGGGTGGACCTCGCCCTGATTCTCGCCGCGGCATTCACCGTCGATGCAGAGGTCGACGCTTCCCGCGTGCCATTCAGGCTCTGCGCCTCGTTCGTCCTTCTCGACGTTGCCGTTGGGCGCCGGTGGCAGCGCGGCGAATTGCGAACCGCGTAGATCGCGCCGTTACTCTGCGCGCGCCATGACCGCCGCACGCCCCGACGAGCTCCTGCGCACGCTCTCCGAAGACGGCAGCGTGTCGGTGCGTGCGCTCGTGGGCAGCGACCTCGTGCGAGAAGCGGCGCGGCGGCACGAGACGTCGCCCGTCGCGACGGCCGCGCTCGGGCGCGCGTTGTTAGGGGCGGTGCTGATCGCGTCGCAGGGCAAGGATGCGGAGACCGTGGAGATGCGCTTTCGCGCGCGGGGGCCGCTCGGGCACGTCGTCGCGATCGCTGACGACACGGGCCGCGCGCGCGGCTACGTGGCGAACCCCGGCCTCGACCTGCCGCTGCGCGGCGGCCGCCTCGACATCTCGCACGCGATCGGCCTCGGCGAGCTCGCCGTCGTGCGGTTTCGCCCCGGTTGGCGCGAGCCGTACACCGGCATCGTGCCGATCGTCTCCGGCGAGATCGCCGAGGACATCGCGCTCTACCTGACGGAGTCGGAGCAGACGCCGTCCGCCGTCGCGCTGGGCGTGTGGCACGAGCCCGACGGCGCGCCGGCCGCTGCGGGCGGCTTCCTCGTCCAGTCGCTGCCGGGCGCGAACGACGAAGTCGTGAAGCGCATCGAGCAGAACGTGCAGCGCCTGCCGGCGATCTCGCGCCTCGTGCACGACGGCGCCGGCGCGGCGGATCTCGTCGCCCTACTGCTCGATGGCGTCGGCCGCCGCGATCTCGAATCGAGCGCGCCGCAGTTCTACTGCGCG
This genomic interval carries:
- the hslO gene encoding Hsp33 family molecular chaperone HslO, yielding MTAARPDELLRTLSEDGSVSVRALVGSDLVREAARRHETSPVATAALGRALLGAVLIASQGKDAETVEMRFRARGPLGHVVAIADDTGRARGYVANPGLDLPLRGGRLDISHAIGLGELAVVRFRPGWREPYTGIVPIVSGEIAEDIALYLTESEQTPSAVALGVWHEPDGAPAAAGGFLVQSLPGANDEVVKRIEQNVQRLPAISRLVHDGAGAADLVALLLDGVGRRDLESSAPQFYCACDEDRVLRAAAMLGRRDLEDAMAKREQLEVRCVFCAEKYAVDPERARALLLDA